A stretch of DNA from Limanda limanda chromosome 16, fLimLim1.1, whole genome shotgun sequence:
GACTTTTCAGTAAATGAGTTCCTTGTTTCCACTTGTTCCAGAGTTTTTCAGTCATAGATGATTCTAACGCTGCCAGTCCCAGTTCAGACGTCTCTGGGTTAGTTGCTGAGCCCAATCTGTCTGGGCGCTCACACACTTTAATCTTCTCTTCTAGCGAGGTGAGTTTCTCGCTGTTGTTGCACCGTCACACAAAAGCCATGTGGGACGCCTTGATGCAGCTGAGAGGCCATGTTCTCAAGCATGCTCTTtgagcccccccccacatgcacacatcacacactttTTAATAACTGAGGTTAAATCCTGACTGGAGAAGGAGTAGAAgagctgcatgtgtttgtgtgttagatCAATTCTGTTGTGTGCTACAAGTCGTTTGGCTTCGCTCAAGTCAGCTGACATGTGAAGTTTCTATGTTTGCCTCTGTTAGAGCTGTCGACCAGTGCTTTGTTTTCTGTACAAACTTTGGCACAGAACACAACTGATggctctgctgcctcctctggtATTTCACCTCTCTTACTATAGTCAACTCTTTAAGTGTCTCGGATTCTCTCGGTAAAACACGAGGACGCACGGTGACATGCATCTGAGAATGTTGGTATTTTGCTGTCTTtgcatgcatgtttttttctcagCACTATTCTGGTGAATTTGTACATCACACACATCAGTAGGACTTGCACATGTCcttttctgtttattgtttACAAACTGCTGTTGGCTTTGCTTCCCTTTGCCCTCCCGCCCCACCCTACCTTCTCTTTGTCTTGAACTCTTTTTAAGGGATTTTTATGAATGTACTGGAAAATATGATCAATGTTTTATGGCCATTTACTAGAATAGTTCTCAGTAGAGCTCACACCTCCACCAGAGACCAATAGTCCCCTCAAATTAAACCATGCCTAACCAAATTTCccaaactcacaaacacattttcttaaAAACCTCAGCATTCATTTTTGATAATATTTTTTGACTATGAACCACATCCActccaaaatgtaatgtttttgcAATGAAACCTCTTTGGTGGAGATAATTACACTGATCCAAACACATAGATTTGATTTATGATTTATCTATTTTCCATGCACCAGATATGAGTAGGGATCTTTTCACTGTAGAGCGAAACTACATATCACACAAAAGAGTTGTCCACTGGAAAGATTTTCAGAACCCCGCACCgttttatttccatttgaaTATAAGGTATAAAATGTTGATGCTCTTATTAAAGCAACAGTGATATTATTAATCTACcgtctgtttgttttatctgtgtCCTGTGTAGACTCTGGATGATGAACCAGTATCTACAGGGAAGGAGTATCAGTGGCAGAACCGGCCTGTCACTGATTGGACCAATCAGCAGGTGTGTCACTGGTTGATGGGCATGAACATGGACCAGTACACAACTGAATTCACAGCCAAGGGAGTGGATGGACAGCAGCTCCTGTACCTGGATAGTGACAAGTTAAAGGTGAGGGGCAAACCGTACACACACAGTGGGATCCACAAGTCTGACTATTTTCCCAATGAATAtgaatgataatgatgataattGACTCAGGATTATCTGTGTTATGATGTAGCTGGAAGGatcatgatgtttttaaattatgtttttattttcgtCATACGAAGAGAGGCCTCTGTCACTGTCAAATCAGTCATTAGTTAAGACTCGTCAGCCTTTGACTGTCCCCCTGTGGCAAGAAGCTGCAAGTTAGAGAGAACGTTGTGGTTtccagctctgcagctcctgtAAGGAAGAGACATGAAGGACAAGGAGAGAAAACTGCGAGACCGGAAGACTGAATAGGGAGGATGAGAGAACTACCCATCCTCAGTGTTCGACACTTATTCTGAATATAACAACATAACGTTCGCatcaaagcagttttttaaaatcagaCTAAAATTACATAGTTGAATATTTTAATATCTTGACATGAATCCCAAGGTCATCCACAATCTTTGGGTTTTATATTGTTGTCGGGACAAAACAAGCTCATTGAAGACATCACATTTGCTCTGTGAACTTAGTAAAGACTGAAAATGTATGAATGGTGAGGATAAGAAATTATCCAACACTTGTCGCAGCCCTTATTTGGTCTAGATATGCTCTGAATTGTTTAAACGTCTGCTCTTTGTGCTCCAGGCTCTTGGCGTGTTGAGTCAAAGCGACCGCTCAACAATCAAGAAAAAGCTGAAGGACATGCGCAAAGcccaggagaagctggagaagcagagggagaaaCGAGAGAAGGAGGTTCGACGCAGTGGGAAACTTCCCGTCAGTAACGACTCTGTCTGCTGAGGGAGCAGCTCTGTTCTCTGAAGTCACGTAGCATCTTTCCCCACACAGAACTCTAAGGAAACACTTTTATGCTGATTGTGTCATGTTCTTCATGTCACTTGTTAATACCAATAACCACAGAACGTTGTCCCTGCCTGAGGTGCAGTAGTGATTTAACTTGTTACTGTAGATCCTGTCTCTTCCCTCATTGCTCAAATGTTTTAACAAACATCAGCTCAAACCGTTTTATCTGTtagtcgggggggtggggtaaaaaaaacactcatgaGTTGTATATGTGACCAAAAAAGGTATCCTAAAAATGTTTAACCACTAAAAAGCTCTAATTATAAAACATCAGAAATGATTTAGTTTGGTGCACATGATACACaagtttaaatgaaatgtatacTGCTTTTTAcgcattttatatttttgctaGTATAACTTGCCTGTTTCCATGTACACCTCCTCTGCAGGAACCATTATTGTACAGTTCAGATAAAAGCACtatatttgtcttttaaaattCAATGGGCGACAaggttttaaatgtataaatccGTTTTATACATGTGCCTATTGAACTgcatatctttttttgttttgttttgttttattcaaatacaattgttttttttatactatCTAAATTTTTCTACTAAGTAGAATAGCTACGCTGTTGTTTTTGCTGAATGGAAAGCAAAATCAAACCAAACGAATCAAGTAGTGACGTGGTGAATGCTGCTCCTGTTGTCCCTGACTCTGACTGTGTGGCTAGGATGGGACCGTGGTGCTCCATGAACAAACCCATCATGTGCAGGTCTGCTACATGTGCACCTCGCTGGTCCTCTAGAGGGGGAGATGAGCCTATGACAAGGACTTGTGTGAGTCGGGAGCACAGCTTCATGTATGAATGTGAGGCCGGAAGAAGAGTCACTGACGGATAAACTCGACTTcttccttgtttttttctcGAGCGTGACACCATGTGCTGTATAGAATACAACATGTTGGGACTGCaagaaaaattatgttttccaCGTCATCTGGAATGTAGAAACATTTCTTGGTACATACGTCTACAATAAACAAATTTTCACTTTATGCAATGTTTGTTTCGTAGTCGTCATTCTTCACCAGGCAGCAACGGGTTATATTTATTGTGGTCTATAGATTAGTAGGTTATGATTGTACAGGTGCCTTCTTCAAAAGTCTCTTAATAGATTCTCTATCGATAAAATATATATCCTCCACAATGTGCCACAAACACTTGGTGTCGATGGCCTGATTGAAATTTAACCTTTAAAGCCACACCAACTTTTACaaagcaacagcgccccctgcagccacgtACCGATTATATTTGTTGGGGAAAAGAACAGCCATCAATGTGTTGACTGGAGATCTGCCTGTTCCActgactgaactgaaacacaactcaatagatattacccatgatccccagcttcctgaaccagatttttttaatgatcTTCAGTTCAGCATTACTCTTTAATTTGCTGGGTCTGATTCTGTCTATTGAAGCTGTGACTGTCAAGCAAGAAAGAAGCAAGCGTCTGTttgaagtgtttatttttttactgaaCATGATCCAGACAGTGTAACGGCTCTTTTGTAACATTGAAAAGTTGAAATATAGCTTATTTAACAGAGTCCCTAAAAATataacaacagaaacacaaatactgCATTTCACTGAATAATACAACTCTGATGAGAGAAGAGCttaaattgtattttgtttccatttgctTCACATTATTTGCAAATGTCCCGAGAATTCAACAAGAAAGCTCATTAGCACATGAACGTGCAATTGTAACAAATTATCTCCCAATTAATTGTTTAAACTGTGAAGACTTGACCTTAACAGACGGTAAACAAAGACTACTATTGTAACTTTGCTTGTAAACACCAATTAACTGAGGAAGAAATGCCCTGAATGAAGGACATACCAAAATAAGACTAATCAGAAAATTTTTAacggatttaaaaaaaaaacaacaatgatttGTTCCCCTTTCTTCCAAAACCTCAAActgaacacacagaggagagtgaATGAGCAGAGCGGAACTACAGTTCAACTTTcagcaaaataaaaaggcaGCTAAGCACCTCAAGAAAAGCTGTAAACTATTGGAGACgtgcatatttaaaaataaagttgtacAGTTTCTGCCTTAAAACTgaaattaagattttaataaatCCCACTAATTATATCGAACACGCAGGGGGTTTCAGGAGGTGGGTTTTCCTGCTGATAGACTTTATGAAGCTCATCATACTTACAATACTGTACtaatgttgtttgtgttcataGTTACTATCATAGAAACTGTGCTGCTGAGTTTGTCCACTGGAGGGCGCTGACACGTTCATTGCTCTGCAGGCTGGTGGTGCTGATGGTCGGAAGCAGGTTCTTGTTTTCACCTCTCTCTGTGCGTCTGTACAAAATAACTCTACAACACATGGATGGATTTTCACTCAACCTGGTGTGATTATTACTTAGGAGCGGATCTCCACATGAATAACTTTTGGAGTTGATAGGTCAaaggttaaaacaaaaaatatggccggaaaaacacattttctgagaaatctCTGCAAATAAGAGACAATCTAAAGTATCTCTGCTGCCTCTTAGACTATGGACACGACATTAAGCATATATAGTTGGAAAAACAGTTCATGATCATATGGTggagatgatgtcatcatgatgaaatgcttaaagagagtgtgtgacccaagcatttcattgacagtgactacttcatgttatttctgttcatttgacaataaaaaaatattgaatcttGAATGACATATTGCAACAATTAGTATAAGAGAGACAATTGACCTACGTATTTAGACGAACCAATCATTTGTCATAAGTTATaagtgatgtcatgatgatgCCCCTCTGAAATGTCcttattataatataaagagTTAGTATTGCCTGACAGGGTAAATACAGCTTATCCACTGGGTGTTCATCAGCCATCTGAAGCTTTTCATTCTATACTGAATATCCTGCTCAGTGCACAAAATGACTGGCCAATATCACAATCAACTTTAAAATGTAACTATTAATATCGGTATTGACCTCAAATATCcagaatttgtttgttttttatttgtgtgtttgtttagaaAGCTGCTCATGTATATTTCCAGTTATTCGCGGTGAGGACAAGcagcagttttgtttttgttgctccATTATCATCACCATAACAACTTGTTCTAATTTATGGCACTAAAACTTTTCTCAGTCAGTCTTtctatttttttactttctgtgcAAAACCTCTGACCTGATATACAGAACCTTTaaacgctctcacacacacacaaaccacatttACCACCTCCCAACTCTCCCACACACTTTGTTCCAGGACTGATTTGTCTTTTGAAAATTAGAAACTACGAAACGTGGTCATGTCCTTGGGCTCTTTGCTCGGGACGCACCAGTCGTCGGCCTCGTGGATCGTCTTGTAGTGTTTCCATGCCGACTTGTTGTACACGGGGAGCCTCTCGATGGACTCTGTGGAGAGGGCCTGACCGGAAATGGAGAGGAAGTTCAAACATCCATTCTGCCCTTTTCTTTACGGAGACgctcttaaaataaataaaacaaattaccCGAAAGTAGATCACAGCATCAGTTCCATAACCCTCCAGAGAGTACAGCTTCAGGTCCCCTTGAAAGTAGCGAGCGTACAGTCGAGAGATGGGGAGGCCGTAACCGTAGCCAGCCTAGAAAAGAACACAGAGCAGGGTTcctcaacacaacacagacacacatcacaaTCTACTCTGCTGCTCGACTTTGAGGAGAAAACTTTTAGATTTTTAGAAATTATTTCAGCTTTTGAGGTTGTCGACAGGTTGACCTCTAAGACAACTAGGAAAATAAAACTCAATAACCGATGAAGATTGTGGGACAAGTGGCTGAAATCTTTTTCACCATATTGAGAAGAACCCTGGTCGATATTGACATAATTTATATAAAGATATAGGGAAAGTTTTGTTTCTCTGCCTCGTTCAACCAGCACAAATTTTATTTTCCTGTATTCACTTACTACTGTAATAAGTAGTTTAGATGATGACTGAGCTCTGGTATGAAAAAAGAACCAAAAAGCAAATCACCTGGAGTAACTGTGGGATTATTTAACTGATTCGGCTCTTAATAAATACAGATATACCAGATTCAAAACAGATAAATGACAGAAGTGATTGCAAACACGTAGTCACTGCACATAGAGTCAGttcaatattaaaaaatgtgatgTAGAAATTATGGTGAACATAAGCAGCAATGGCAGTAAATCAAGTTTATAATTTTTAATCTCTGTATGTTAATCCGAGCACTGACCAGAGGAGCAGCGCGTGATCCGTCGAAGTTCGGCCGAGGAGCGGTGGAGTACGTGTAGGTGAACAGCCGGTCGATCTTCCTCAAAGGCACGCCTCCTCCGCGATCGCTCACCTGCAGAACAACGTGTGGTTCTCATCAAACACATATACAGGATGGATTTTGGTATTGAATATTGTTGGTTCGACAGGTGAGGAGTTTATTCCGGTAAATTCTTAtaagggttaaaaaaaaaaaaaaagagatacgCCAGCAGATCAGACTGAGACGCGTTGATTTACCTTGACCGTCAGATCCTCGGTTCCAAGAGCGATGTGTGCGTGGATGGGAGGACACTCCATGGAGTCGCCATATAACTCCATGGTGGCCCGCATGGCGTTCTGCAAAGAGGACAGGATGGTCAAGATGTTCCGCTAACTTTTAAgtgtaaaatttaaaaaaaatataaataaatcattgaaGAATATATCAGAGTCCAAACTCTATGAGAATATGTGTTATGTTGAGAAATGCATATGAAGGGAAACTTACCTTAAAAAGTTCGAACACCATGTGATAGAGATGAGATGGAACGTAGACCACAGTGATGGGGTTTTCCCGCTCTTTGACTGTCAGGACAAATACATCATCAAAATGAATTCTATACATCTTTGTTGGACAATGTTAAATCAGGCAATTTCtatccatttatttaaaatccatTAATTGCTCCCGATTATAAGTAAAACTGATTTTGTAAATAAACGTACATAATTAAAAGTGTGTagatgtaaaataataatatccaAACAAATTTACCATTGGattcctccagcttcagctcagGAGAGTTCATGTAATACCGGTCACAAAGGTTCCGTGCGTTTTCGTAGGCGTCTACAAGgaagatgtttgttttcaggatAGAACaccaaataaaacactttaatatttgaaatgaaaactatTTGAAAACTCTGACGATTTGTTGCTTCTCGTGTTTGTGTTCTTAAAACAAGACGTTCTCTCACCTCTGACCACCTCACTGACACGACAGTGCGGATCAATACTGCCGATCTGTTTGGGATGAGCCGggttcaccttcaccttcccaCCGAAGAGGAGCGCtaggaggagacacacagatgAGGACAAGCACCAAGTATAACAGGTTACATATTTCAAAACAGATGCTATATTTCCACACAGCACATGTTGATGCGTTTATGTCATTTAAATTTTGGGACCTTTTCAGTGGTGCTGAAATAAGGATTTACTTGATATTCTTCAAGTCCTTTAAATGTGGGTTAGAGCAGCAGGATGCAGGACATGGTTTTAGTTTGAGTCTGTTGTCCTGACTCCTCTTTTTCACCCTaggatatttgtattcttccagtttcatgtCTGTTGCGTGTTAGAATCGTCATCAACACATCCACTCACTCGATGGGAATTTTGCAAACATGGGCTCAGACtcacattttcctgaaatacTACGAGTCGGCTGGCAGAAATAGGACATTTAACTTTCTTACTAACAGCTTCTTATTAGTACTCCAGGTAAAAGTCTAGTTGTAGATGATGTCCCACTGTAATAGATGATCTCTGTCGGGCATAACAACTTCAATTTTGAAGTATGGGTGAAATATATGCCAAAACttaaataataacatgtaatatGATTTCATAATGTTACCACTACCCTGACAATCGTGTTTCTGTATCCATAACTTTGTTCTCTATAGATTCTCTGTAAACTCTACAGTGAAATATGAAACTATTGACTGTTTTTATGAGGTAGAAGAGAATGTCCTCACTGTGCTGGTTGAGCAGCATCCGGATGGAAATCCGACTCATGTAGAAACGATCCAGGAAATACTGAACGTTCTGGCTGACGACCGGGTCAGTGCCGTACGTCTCTTTGTATTCCACCACTCCCTGAGCCATGGTGGGAATGACATCGTTGTGCCGGTTTCTGATTTTTATCACAGCGTCTGTGAAactaaacataaatacacagaggACAGAAAGAAATAGATGAGTTTTTTTTCCACTGATTTCAAACATCATTGAGATaaggattaaaaaacaaactgcctGGTGTGTTTACTTACTCATACCCAACTTTTTCATCATCTGCATTTCTGTCTTTGAACTCAATAATCTCCTGTATACTCTGCATGTACCTgtgcaaagaaaaataaatcagtgtgCATCTGCAGACAGTGGCATGGTCCCTGACTGGGAAGAAGAAAAACCTACATACCAGCTCTGAACCAACCGGACTGATGGGGTCCGTAACAAGTTGTCTGGCAGCAGGTTGATTTCTTTCATGATGTTTGCCAACCTCACAGGCAGCTCATGTCGGAGGAAGACGAACGAGGTTTTCTCACATGCATTCTCTGAACCTGAGGAgtgaaaatacaaacagaaacataagGAACCCTTTTGTGTTATTCTTCTAGACACTAATGTCAGAGGCAGAGTTGTCACAAAACTGTGTATTATTTATGTTGGTGctcatcttgtttttttaaagatatttttggACACTATGGCTGTTATTGATAAGACAGAGTTTAGTGTGAAACGGGGAGACACGACATGCATCAGAGGGTCAGAGTGAAACTCGGTTGCTGCAGAGGACTCAAACCTCAgtgctgtgtttctgtgctgcCGCTAGAATAAGGCAACATGATCATttcaacaatgaaaataaaagtaaaactgTAGTTTTGCCAAGTAACTGTAGTAAGTGCTGCAAAGTGAGAAGCTGGGCTGCTTTATGCCAGTATtgggttatatatatatatttttgaaattaCATTCAGCAGGATTAGCCAgaaaaaaaagtacatttttgtCTGATTATCATGTTTCTAAACATGTTCTCAATTCATTTCCAAGTAAATGTACCACATCACGCTTTAGGTGAAAATTGTGATGATGACATTTGTGCACCACAACAAACAACGGAATCCATATCCAACAACCCTGGTTACTCTCAAATTCTACATTGTTTTAATCCCGATGGTTAATTCTATGTtgataaaattatcaattaattgTTGCAGCTTTACTCTAAATCATGATGTCAGTTTAAATGGCTCCTGTGTTTCGAACTAATCTTGAGGCCGTATACACGTTCCTTGGTACAGTCTGTGCTAAGTCACAAAATAGGAAActggggtttgtgtgtttgcagtccaCTTGTGTTTGACTCAGGCTTAACTTTCATGGTCAGGAACCTTTTATAATCTTGAGTGATTTAAATGACCTTCTTTAGTAACCAGTCAAACCTTAACATCTGTATGGAACTTAACATAATCATGTCTGTCCCAACGTCAGTGGTTATTAAAGTAGGATAACTCCCTTGATGAAAGACAGCACAGCCTCATCTAAAAGTCAAATTATTTAAAGACTCACAACTCATGGATATGCAACCACTCCACTGCCTTAAAAAGATACACATTGTTTGCACAGCTAGCTGACCTATATACTGTATgaggtacagtgtgtgtgtgtgtgtgggtttgttcTTTTGTGATACCTTTACCTTATCAGGACCAAAGCCTTTTCCCAATGTGGCTAAACTAAATGTCACTAGGTCCCTAAATAGTGAGATGTGAATTTTGGTTCAGGTTAAGTTAGGTTTGAATTGGTCATGGTCAAAGTTAGGTATTAGGTTTTGGTTGGACTGTGCACAATGAATGTAAGTCAAAGTCATAACGAGGATAGCtgcacaaacgtgtgtgtgtgtgtgtgtgtgtgtgtgtggtccaggtattactcatgttgaaggttaagtttaggtttgGTTTAAATTTAAGTAAGGTTAGAGTTAGGCTCCAGGAAACCATTGTAAGTCAATGCAat
This window harbors:
- the pdk1 gene encoding pyruvate dehydrogenase (acetyl-transferring) kinase isozyme 1, mitochondrial, with amino-acid sequence MRILRFLRSSLSTGKEIDYYSKFSPSPLSIKQFLDFGSENACEKTSFVFLRHELPVRLANIMKEINLLPDNLLRTPSVRLVQSWYMQSIQEIIEFKDRNADDEKVGYDFTDAVIKIRNRHNDVIPTMAQGVVEYKETYGTDPVVSQNVQYFLDRFYMSRISIRMLLNQHTLLFGGKVKVNPAHPKQIGSIDPHCRVSEVVRDAYENARNLCDRYYMNSPELKLEESNVKERENPITVVYVPSHLYHMVFELFKNAMRATMELYGDSMECPPIHAHIALGTEDLTVKVSDRGGGVPLRKIDRLFTYTYSTAPRPNFDGSRAAPLAGYGYGLPISRLYARYFQGDLKLYSLEGYGTDAVIYFRALSTESIERLPVYNKSAWKHYKTIHEADDWCVPSKEPKDMTTFRSF